From the genome of Desulfovibrio sp. JY:
TTGAGGAAGAATGCAAGCATGTTAAAGGGCTATCGGGTTTTCAGCCAGGGGGCAAGGCGCAGTGGTCGCGAGGCGCTGCCGCAAACGTGGCGTCACTCCGGGGCTTCCCGCGTGTAGCCGAGCAGGTCGATGTCCGCCGCCTTGATGCCGCAGACGCCGAGCAAGCCGTGGAGCTGGCCCCGGTGGTGCGTCTGGTGGTTGAAGAAGTGGGCCAGGCACAGGGCTAGGGGCGTGGCCATGGCCGTGCCTTCGGTGGTGGTGTAGCGCAGGATGTCCTCCAGGCGGGCCGGATCGAGGCCGCGCACGAAGGCCACGGCGCGCTCCTCCTCGATGTTCCGGGCGGCGGCCAGATCGGCGAGGTCCGGGTAGGGCACGGCGTCCACGGTCGTCACGGGCGCGCCCTGGCCGGTCAGGCGGTTGAGCCACAGCCGGTCGGCCAGCACGAGGTGGTTGGCGATGGCGAGCATGGACCCGAAATTGACTTCGCTTTTGGCTGTGAGCTGTTCGGGCGCGAGCTTGGCCAACTCGGCGTACAGCCGTGCATTGGCCCAGCGGTTGTAGCGGGAAAGGGTCACGAAAATATCTTTCACGGGTGCGGCTCCTCAGCGGCGGGCGCGGGTCGGCGGCGGCCCGTCCCGGCTTCCCGCAGCACGCGGGCGATGGTTTCCTTCAGGACTTCCTTTTCCATGGGCTTGGCGATGTAGTCGTCCATTCCGGCGGCCAGGAAGCGCTGCCCGTCGCCATCCATGGCATAGGCCGTCATGGCCACGATAGGCGTGTCCGCCTTGTCGCCGAAAGCGTCGCGGTCCCGAATTTCCTGCGTTGCCCGCACGCCGTCAAGGGTCGGCATCTGGATGTCCATGAAGACGAGGTCGAAATCCTCCTTGGCGAACAGGTCCAGTGCCTGTCGGCCGTCCGCGGCCGTCACCACCGTATGCCCCATGTGTTCCAGGAGATGCCGGCAGGCGATGGCGCTTATTCGGTCGTCTTCGGCCAGGAGAATCCGCAGCCCCGGTGTGGGTATCTCGGCGGGGCGGAGCGCGTCGCGGGGCACGGCCGTTCCCGGCTGCCGGGGGAGTTCCAGCGGCAGGGACAGGGAAGCGGTCGTGCCATGGCCTTCCCGGCTTTCGAGCGTGATTTCGCCGTCCATGAGGCGGGTGAGCTTCCGCACGATGGAAAGCCCCAGTCCCACGCCCTGGGTGGGGGGGAGCGTGTCCGGATGGGCCTGGGTGAAGGGTTCGCAGATCCGGGCCATGATCGTTTCCGGGATGCCGATGCCGGTGTCGGCCACGGTGAAAAGCAGGCGGATGCGCTGTTGCCCGATCCGTATGGGTTCGATGGCCAGGGAGACCGAACCCTGGCTGGTGAATTTGATGGCGTTGCCGATAAGGTTGAACAGAATCTGCCTGATCCGGACCGCGTCGCCCAGGAGGCCGTCCGGAATGCCGGGGGCTACGGAAAAGGACAGGGGCAGCCCTTTTTTCTGGGCCGAGAAGCTGAAGAGCTCTTCGATGGAGGCGACGAGTTCGCTCAACTTGAAGGGGGCCGGCGTGATCCGGATCTTTCCTGTCTCGATGCGCGAGAGGTCCAGGATGTCGTTTAAAAGCTGGGTCAGCCGCCGGGAGGCGCGTATGGCGGCCCCGATAAACCGCTGCTGTTCGGCCGAGGGCGTCGTATCCTCGAGCGCCTGGAGCATGCCCAGGATGCCGTTTAAGGGTGTGCGGATCTCGTGGCTCATGTTGGCCAGGAATTCGGTCTTGGCGCTGTTGGCCAGCTCCGCCCGCTGCCGGGATTCGATCAGGTCGGCTTCGATCTGCTTTTGCGCGGTCACGTCCTGGATGGTGCCGAAAATCTTGTTGTCCGTGGAATCATAGGTGGCGCGCGAGTTGATGTCGATGACGGCGTTATCCACCGGGCGGCGTATCTTGAACGTGACGTCGTAGGGGATGCCCCGGGCCACGAGGTCCGTCAGGGCCGCGTCGAGCATGGGGCGGTATCGGGGCAGCGGAATGTGCTGCACCTCCCGAAGCGTATAGTGGCGGTTCGGGTCCATGCCGTAGATGCGTCGCGCCCCTTCCGAGGTGGAGAGGGTGCCGTCCGTGAGGGCGACTTCCCAGTTTCCCGTCTCGGCCACGAGTTCGGCGCGTTGCAGCCGTGTTTTGCTTTCTTCCAGCTCCCTGGTCTTCTCTTCGATCTCGAACAGTTTCGTCCTGTTTTTTTTCTCCAGCGCGCCGACCAGGAAGGCCATGGCCGGCATGGTCATGAGGAAAACGGCCAGCCGGGAGACGTCGCGTGGGGCGTAGACGAGAAAATGGCCGGGTTGTGACCAGTAATAGAGGAGAAACAGGAAGGCGATGACCACACTGAGCGTCCCCGCGGCATACCCGCCGAGGTAGGCGGACAGGACTATGGCCAGTGACAGGAAAAGGACCGGGTTGGGCACGACGACGCCGTTTATCGCCAAAAAAGTCAGCACGGCCTCGATGCCGAGGATGAGCAGGGGGCCGGCCAGTATTATTGTCCAGGACGTTTTTTTCTGCATGCCTGTGCCTGCGGCGTGGATGCGGTCCGTCGTCCCGGGAAAAAAAGGACGTTGTGCACTGCTGCAACGAAGACGGCTATTGTCATAGTCGTAGCGGATAACTTGTCAAAGCGAAAGGGGAAAGGGGGGGCGTCTGCCCGGCGACTGCGCGCGGTCCCCGGGATGCGTCGGGCAGACGTGTCGGCCCGACTGGCCGTCGCGGCTTGCCTCGGGGCGTCCCGGACGCTATCCCTGTCCGGTCGCGCGGGAAATCGTCCGTGCGTTCGTTCGTTAAGGAGTACCCTGCCATGTCCACCCGCTATGTCCACACCAACATCGTTGCCCGCGACTGGCGGGCGCTGACCTCCTTCTACATCCGCCTGTTCGATTGCCGGCCCGTGCCGCCGGAACGCGACCTGTCCGGCGACTGGCTCGATGCCGCGACCGGGCTTGACGGCGCGCATATCACCGGCCTCCACTTGCGCCTGCCCGGGCATGGCGACACCGGCCCCACACTGGAAATCTTCTCCTACGACGCCCTGGACGAACGCCCCGAGGTGGGCGCCAATACCCCGGGGTTCGCCCATATCGCCTTTCTCGTGGACGACGTGGCGGCCAAGGCGCGCGAGATGCTCGACGCCGGCGGATCGGCCGTGGGGGAGCTGGTCTCGCGCGAGGTGCCGGGCGTCGGCAAACTGACCTTTC
Proteins encoded in this window:
- a CDS encoding VOC family protein, whose amino-acid sequence is MSTRYVHTNIVARDWRALTSFYIRLFDCRPVPPERDLSGDWLDAATGLDGAHITGLHLRLPGHGDTGPTLEIFSYDALDERPEVGANTPGFAHIAFLVDDVAAKAREMLDAGGSAVGELVSREVPGVGKLTFRYMRDPEGNMIEIQSWG
- a CDS encoding DinB family protein — translated: MKDIFVTLSRYNRWANARLYAELAKLAPEQLTAKSEVNFGSMLAIANHLVLADRLWLNRLTGQGAPVTTVDAVPYPDLADLAAARNIEEERAVAFVRGLDPARLEDILRYTTTEGTAMATPLALCLAHFFNHQTHHRGQLHGLLGVCGIKAADIDLLGYTREAPE
- a CDS encoding response regulator, producing MQKKTSWTIILAGPLLILGIEAVLTFLAINGVVVPNPVLFLSLAIVLSAYLGGYAAGTLSVVIAFLFLLYYWSQPGHFLVYAPRDVSRLAVFLMTMPAMAFLVGALEKKNRTKLFEIEEKTRELEESKTRLQRAELVAETGNWEVALTDGTLSTSEGARRIYGMDPNRHYTLREVQHIPLPRYRPMLDAALTDLVARGIPYDVTFKIRRPVDNAVIDINSRATYDSTDNKIFGTIQDVTAQKQIEADLIESRQRAELANSAKTEFLANMSHEIRTPLNGILGMLQALEDTTPSAEQQRFIGAAIRASRRLTQLLNDILDLSRIETGKIRITPAPFKLSELVASIEELFSFSAQKKGLPLSFSVAPGIPDGLLGDAVRIRQILFNLIGNAIKFTSQGSVSLAIEPIRIGQQRIRLLFTVADTGIGIPETIMARICEPFTQAHPDTLPPTQGVGLGLSIVRKLTRLMDGEITLESREGHGTTASLSLPLELPRQPGTAVPRDALRPAEIPTPGLRILLAEDDRISAIACRHLLEHMGHTVVTAADGRQALDLFAKEDFDLVFMDIQMPTLDGVRATQEIRDRDAFGDKADTPIVAMTAYAMDGDGQRFLAAGMDDYIAKPMEKEVLKETIARVLREAGTGRRRPAPAAEEPHP